The Stenotrophomonas rhizophila genome has a window encoding:
- a CDS encoding M56 family metallopeptidase: protein MTELLQGMLFASTWLAIGAMLLAALRPLLRRLGGAPLVYRSWWLLPLVLLAPLLPLPGAPLVEATPVHALGAALRAPVLPADAVPWPTLLVALWAAGALFAGTLQWRGQRRFERGMGALHRRSDGNWQASADPGLPALVGLWSPRVVVGPDFDLRFSAAERALILQHECQHRRHGDHWANAALALLRCLFWFHPLLPWASRRFLRDQELACDARTVDPHPASRRLYANALLKAQLVHPVAPMACHWRSQPMLKERIAMMKEHKRSALPRVTGQVLVVGLCMGLGAVAWASQAGSGGSPAISAEPFQFAQEDAAKAGLERPVTIDKMPPPSYPTSAFENNQSGEVVLRVEVDAQGRVSDVRVLSATNPGVFDAASIAAARQWTYRPAMKDGKAVAGAVRIPVNFAMTETVTGQ, encoded by the coding sequence ATGACTGAGCTGCTGCAGGGAATGCTGTTCGCAAGCACGTGGCTTGCGATCGGTGCGATGCTGCTGGCCGCGTTGCGCCCGCTGCTGCGCCGGCTGGGCGGCGCACCGCTGGTGTACCGCAGTTGGTGGCTGCTGCCGCTGGTGCTGCTGGCACCGCTGTTGCCACTGCCCGGCGCGCCACTCGTCGAGGCCACGCCGGTGCACGCGCTGGGGGCCGCGCTGCGTGCGCCGGTGCTGCCGGCCGACGCGGTGCCGTGGCCAACCCTGCTGGTCGCGCTGTGGGCGGCTGGCGCACTGTTTGCCGGCACCCTGCAATGGCGTGGCCAGCGTCGCTTCGAACGTGGCATGGGCGCTTTGCACCGGCGAAGCGATGGCAACTGGCAGGCCAGCGCCGATCCCGGCCTGCCGGCCCTGGTGGGCCTGTGGTCACCACGCGTGGTGGTCGGCCCGGATTTCGACCTGCGCTTCAGCGCAGCCGAACGCGCGCTGATCCTGCAGCATGAATGCCAGCATCGCCGGCATGGCGATCACTGGGCGAATGCCGCGCTGGCACTGCTGCGCTGCCTGTTCTGGTTCCATCCGTTGTTGCCGTGGGCCTCGCGCCGCTTCCTGCGCGACCAGGAGCTGGCCTGCGACGCACGCACGGTCGACCCGCATCCGGCCTCGCGCCGGCTCTACGCCAACGCGCTGCTGAAGGCGCAGTTGGTCCACCCGGTTGCGCCCATGGCCTGCCACTGGCGCAGCCAACCGATGTTGAAGGAGCGAATTGCCATGATGAAGGAACACAAGCGCAGCGCGTTGCCGCGGGTGACCGGCCAGGTACTGGTGGTGGGGCTGTGCATGGGGCTGGGCGCGGTCGCCTGGGCCAGCCAGGCCGGCAGCGGCGGCAGCCCGGCGATCAGTGCCGAACCGTTCCAGTTCGCGCAGGAAGATGCGGCCAAGGCAGGGCTGGAGCGCCCGGTGACGATCGACAAGATGCCGCCGCCGAGCTACCCCACCAGCGCGTTCGAGAACAACCAGAGCGGTGAAGTGGTGCTGCGGGTGGAGGTGGACGCGCAGGGCAGGGTCAGCGATGTGCGCGTGCTCAGTGCAACCAACCCGGGCGTGTTCGACGCCGCATCGATCGCTGCAGCCCGGCAGTGGACCTACCGTCCGGCGATGAAAGACGGCAAAGCGGTGGCGGGCGCGGTCCGCATTCCAGTGAACTTCGCCATGACTGAAACGGTGACCGGCCAGTGA
- a CDS encoding acetyl-CoA hydrolase/transferase C-terminal domain-containing protein: MTEHLTDLDAATDWLLQRVDGPLRIGAPLALGKPHRLLNALYARIENDPSRPLQIYTALSLNPPKPGGGLEARFMAPFAARHFGEDFPRLAYADAMVRDRLPDHVQVEEFYMQSGALLGSSQAQRGYTSLNYTHAADAVAQRAPHAIVQKVAMRPDDRRLSLSCNNDITQDTIDAMLARGLPRPLLIAEIDPQLPYLGGSATVDVSFFDLVITPPAPYPALFGLPRQPVSDADYAIGLYASALVRDGGTLQIGIGTLADAISHALVLRHTDNARYRQILHALDPTLASHPTVLECGGLEPFEVGLYGCSEMLNEGFRRLVQTGVIRRKVHDDLALMERIESGSTLTIDHATLEAEGEYLHGAFYLGSPEFYQWLRDLPEAESRAIGMRRISEINQLYGGNEALERLQRRHARFFNSCMMATALGAAVSDALEDGRVVSGVGGQYNFVAMAHALPEARSALMFRAIREDKGTLQSNVRWNYGHTTIPRHLRDIYINEYGIADLRNLTDEDCVTGMAAITDAAFQANLLQTAKASKKLAGGFVAPEHWARRNTAAAVSASLAPFRQSGALPDYPLGSDFTEVEQHLVKALGWLKQNTQTPGAKLRTVLAAFTQPAGDGDVVYLQRMGLDAPKTFGEKVEARLVRLGLARTA; this comes from the coding sequence ATGACCGAGCATCTCACCGACCTGGACGCTGCCACCGATTGGCTGTTGCAGCGTGTTGACGGGCCGCTGCGCATCGGCGCACCGCTGGCACTGGGCAAGCCGCACCGGCTGCTCAACGCGCTGTATGCGCGGATCGAGAACGACCCGTCGCGACCGCTGCAGATCTACACCGCGCTGTCGTTGAACCCGCCCAAGCCAGGCGGCGGGCTGGAGGCGCGTTTCATGGCACCGTTCGCGGCGCGCCATTTCGGCGAGGATTTCCCGCGCCTGGCCTACGCCGATGCGATGGTCCGCGACCGCCTGCCCGACCACGTGCAGGTGGAGGAGTTCTACATGCAGTCCGGCGCGCTGCTCGGCTCATCGCAGGCCCAGCGCGGCTACACCAGCCTCAACTACACCCATGCCGCCGATGCGGTGGCGCAGCGCGCGCCGCACGCGATCGTGCAGAAAGTGGCGATGCGGCCCGACGACCGGCGCCTGTCGCTGTCGTGCAACAACGACATCACCCAGGACACCATCGACGCCATGCTGGCGCGCGGCCTGCCGCGCCCGCTGCTGATTGCCGAGATCGATCCGCAGCTGCCCTACCTGGGCGGCTCGGCCACGGTGGATGTGTCCTTCTTCGACCTGGTGATCACGCCGCCGGCGCCGTATCCGGCCCTGTTCGGGCTGCCGCGCCAGCCGGTCAGCGATGCGGACTACGCCATCGGGCTGTATGCCAGCGCACTGGTCCGCGATGGTGGCACGCTGCAGATCGGCATCGGCACGCTGGCCGATGCGATCAGCCACGCGCTGGTGCTGCGCCACACCGACAACGCCCGCTACCGGCAGATCCTGCACGCGCTGGACCCGACGTTGGCCAGCCACCCGACGGTGCTCGAATGCGGCGGCCTGGAGCCGTTCGAGGTGGGTCTGTACGGCTGCAGTGAGATGCTCAACGAAGGCTTCCGCCGCCTGGTGCAGACCGGGGTGATTCGACGCAAGGTGCACGATGACCTGGCGCTGATGGAGCGGATTGAAAGCGGCAGCACGCTGACCATCGACCACGCCACGCTGGAAGCGGAAGGCGAATACCTGCATGGCGCGTTCTACCTGGGCTCGCCGGAGTTCTACCAGTGGCTGCGCGACTTGCCGGAAGCGGAATCCCGCGCGATCGGCATGCGACGGATCAGCGAGATCAACCAGCTGTATGGCGGCAACGAAGCGCTGGAACGGCTGCAGCGCCGGCATGCGCGTTTCTTCAATTCCTGCATGATGGCCACCGCGCTGGGCGCGGCGGTGTCCGATGCGCTGGAAGACGGGCGCGTGGTCTCCGGCGTGGGCGGCCAGTACAACTTCGTGGCGATGGCGCACGCGCTGCCCGAGGCACGCAGCGCGCTGATGTTCCGCGCGATCCGCGAGGACAAGGGCACGCTGCAGTCGAACGTGCGCTGGAACTACGGGCACACCACGATTCCGCGCCACCTGCGCGATATCTACATCAACGAATATGGCATCGCCGACCTGCGCAACCTCACCGACGAGGACTGTGTGACCGGCATGGCGGCGATCACCGATGCGGCGTTCCAGGCCAACCTGCTGCAGACAGCGAAGGCCTCGAAGAAGCTGGCGGGTGGTTTTGTCGCGCCGGAGCATTGGGCACGACGCAATACGGCCGCCGCGGTGAGTGCATCGCTGGCGCCGTTCCGGCAGTCCGGCGCCCTGCCCGATTACCCGCTGGGCAGCGATTTCACCGAAGTGGAGCAGCACCTGGTAAAGGCATTGGGCTGGTTGAAGCAGAACACCCAGACCCCGGGCGCGAAGCTGCGCACGGTGCTGGCTGCGTTTACCCAGCCGGCCGGCGATGGCGACGTGGTGTACCTGCAGCGGATGGGATTGGATGCGCCGAAGACGTTCGGCGAGAAAGTTGAAGCGCGCCTGGTGCGGTTGGGCTTGGCGCGCACCGCGTAA
- a CDS encoding ankyrin repeat domain-containing protein, protein MTRIPSQLPANAAAPRRPLPSLSEGLNVIAGQINRTPAMGTLWSILNVATPSVSTAQTPALPQGRIDFQEVSESSDEDSQFACGGDDHLEPGDLSALELESTRAILAVLKDEHARLPEGDARSQYQAQIAKLESALHSQGQATPNAVVVLDVAASTVPQAEPACTAPVVDLPPDTPPVRAEQALAIVPAAQRTMTSALVELGREAVQRVIALPPRSLAKIMPNERTLLPRNVPTFKTLGQSSAMPAASNSLLANLRRWGSAQVQSLNVKLAHQIEQQEKSNRTRQSAPFNALERACLVDASTSLLRRVMKPTSDTTIKKLLEKSNPDAGSYGAAHCAVISNHSKRLETLLRASAGKIDVDMTSEVHGATALELAVEHGYWECTEVLLRAGARPTLRAFVSQAEDGNVDRFRQLHAHWQLLERKNARACDATEPFDFRQALGTAVAFNALDIARYLLEQGVRPRDKSYLMLQFAAEKGHAAMLRLLLEHVPPGIAYPPNDSNAEQSPLAFAMQGGHVKAVAVLLEENADPQFVRAVTDSFEAATATLPRADKERLAPVTTLLRSWLQQPRQRPASDTSPAPALMAQHGEAANEPRTGNALPSRHSRKVFDPSYVFSRPVAL, encoded by the coding sequence ATGACCCGCATTCCCTCGCAACTTCCCGCCAATGCCGCCGCCCCGCGCCGACCGCTTCCCAGCCTGAGCGAAGGCCTCAACGTGATCGCAGGCCAGATCAACAGGACGCCGGCCATGGGCACGCTCTGGTCCATTCTGAACGTGGCAACGCCCAGCGTGAGCACAGCGCAGACTCCGGCGCTGCCGCAGGGCAGGATCGACTTCCAGGAGGTGTCCGAATCGTCGGATGAGGACAGCCAGTTCGCCTGCGGCGGCGACGACCACCTGGAACCCGGTGATCTCTCCGCGCTGGAGCTGGAAAGCACCCGCGCCATCCTGGCGGTCCTGAAAGACGAGCACGCCCGCCTGCCAGAGGGTGACGCGCGTTCGCAGTACCAGGCGCAGATCGCCAAGCTTGAGTCGGCCCTGCACAGCCAAGGCCAGGCAACGCCGAACGCGGTCGTGGTGCTGGACGTTGCCGCTTCGACCGTCCCCCAGGCAGAGCCGGCCTGCACCGCGCCTGTGGTCGACCTGCCACCCGACACTCCACCGGTGCGGGCCGAGCAGGCGCTGGCGATTGTTCCTGCGGCGCAGCGCACCATGACCAGTGCGTTGGTTGAACTGGGCAGGGAGGCCGTCCAACGGGTCATTGCCCTGCCACCGCGCTCCCTTGCGAAGATAATGCCCAACGAAAGGACCCTGTTGCCGCGCAACGTTCCCACCTTCAAGACGCTGGGCCAAAGCAGTGCCATGCCGGCGGCGAGCAACAGCCTGCTTGCCAACCTGCGCCGGTGGGGCAGCGCCCAGGTGCAATCGCTCAACGTCAAGCTGGCGCACCAGATCGAACAGCAGGAGAAATCCAACCGGACGCGGCAATCGGCGCCCTTCAACGCACTGGAGCGCGCCTGTCTCGTCGACGCCAGCACGTCCCTACTGCGGCGGGTGATGAAGCCGACGAGCGACACCACCATCAAGAAACTGCTCGAGAAGTCCAACCCTGACGCCGGCAGCTATGGTGCCGCGCACTGCGCGGTGATCTCCAATCATTCAAAGCGCCTTGAAACACTGCTGCGCGCCAGTGCTGGAAAGATCGACGTCGACATGACGTCCGAAGTGCACGGAGCCACAGCGCTCGAACTCGCCGTGGAACATGGGTACTGGGAGTGCACCGAGGTACTGCTGCGGGCGGGGGCGAGGCCTACCCTGCGCGCATTCGTATCGCAGGCCGAGGACGGCAATGTGGACAGGTTCCGGCAGCTGCATGCCCACTGGCAGTTGTTGGAAAGGAAGAACGCGCGCGCATGCGATGCGACGGAGCCGTTCGACTTCCGGCAGGCATTGGGGACTGCGGTCGCGTTCAACGCATTGGACATCGCGCGCTACCTGCTTGAGCAGGGTGTTCGGCCGCGCGACAAAAGCTACCTCATGCTGCAGTTTGCCGCCGAGAAGGGGCACGCCGCGATGCTGAGGCTGTTGCTGGAACATGTCCCACCCGGAATCGCCTACCCGCCCAACGACTCCAACGCAGAGCAGTCCCCGCTGGCATTTGCCATGCAGGGCGGACACGTCAAGGCGGTGGCGGTGCTGCTCGAGGAAAACGCCGACCCGCAGTTCGTGAGGGCGGTGACGGACAGCTTCGAGGCGGCGACGGCAACGCTTCCCCGCGCTGACAAAGAGCGGCTCGCACCGGTGACGACGCTGCTGCGCAGCTGGCTGCAGCAACCGCGGCAGCGCCCTGCGTCCGATACCTCGCCCGCCCCAGCGCTGATGGCACAGCATGGCGAGGCCGCCAATGAGCCGCGCACGGGTAATGCTCTACCTTCCAGGCACAGCCGGAAGGTCTTCGACCCCTCCTACGTGTTCTCGCGCCCAGTTGCGCTGTAG
- a CDS encoding energy transducer TonB has product MAGCASHDRLTTVDSRAETVGHQRLRVDATGGSGQVEAYTLKPSEGYRMPQLYAAPDPVLGERDPRRELPPTTVCLQVVVSADGTVERSVPVSDRSECIAGAAAENRVLVEAAQEAVAMWRYSPAAVCHFAAGRAPADRSDCRDAERVEPVAVSLFYAFTFEIVHGQHTVKTR; this is encoded by the coding sequence GTGGCTGGCTGTGCCAGCCACGACCGCCTCACCACGGTGGATTCACGGGCCGAAACGGTCGGCCACCAGCGGCTGCGGGTTGACGCGACGGGAGGGTCAGGGCAGGTGGAGGCTTACACGCTCAAACCCAGCGAGGGCTACCGGATGCCACAACTGTATGCGGCGCCGGACCCGGTGCTGGGGGAGCGCGATCCGCGCCGGGAGTTGCCGCCCACCACGGTCTGCCTGCAGGTGGTGGTGAGCGCCGACGGCACGGTGGAACGCAGCGTGCCGGTGAGTGATCGCAGTGAGTGCATAGCCGGCGCTGCAGCCGAAAACCGGGTGCTGGTGGAAGCGGCACAGGAAGCGGTGGCGATGTGGCGCTACTCGCCTGCGGCGGTCTGCCACTTCGCGGCAGGCCGCGCGCCGGCCGACCGCAGCGACTGTCGCGATGCCGAGCGGGTGGAGCCGGTGGCGGTGAGCCTGTTCTACGCTTTCACGTTCGAGATCGTGCACGGCCAGCACACGGTGAAGACGCGGTAA
- a CDS encoding MBL fold metallo-hydrolase — protein MSPHVASFFHPHSNTFSYVVHDPATRKAAVIDPVLDYDPDTDAVGSGALQPLLAHVRELALEVRWLLETHAHADHVSAGRWLKQQWPQATLAMGDGIVEVQRTFAPRYGLDVPTDGSQFDHLFADGERFDVGAIAAEVIAVPGHTSDSVAYRIGDALFTGDSLFMPDGGTARCDFPGGDAALLYRSIQRLLALPDATRVFICHDYGPGGREVANETTIGEQRAHNIHLHDGVSEAAFVATRQARDATLAEPKLMHPSVKANIQGGA, from the coding sequence ATGTCACCGCACGTCGCCAGTTTCTTCCACCCGCACAGCAACACCTTCAGTTACGTGGTGCATGACCCGGCCACCCGGAAGGCGGCGGTGATCGACCCGGTGCTGGATTACGACCCGGACACCGACGCGGTCGGGTCCGGTGCGCTGCAGCCGCTGCTGGCGCATGTGCGCGAACTCGCGCTGGAGGTGCGCTGGCTGCTGGAAACGCATGCGCATGCCGACCATGTCAGCGCTGGGCGCTGGCTGAAGCAGCAGTGGCCGCAGGCGACGCTGGCGATGGGCGACGGCATTGTCGAGGTGCAGCGCACGTTCGCTCCGCGCTATGGGCTGGACGTGCCCACCGATGGCTCGCAGTTCGACCATCTGTTCGCCGACGGCGAACGCTTCGATGTCGGCGCGATCGCGGCCGAGGTGATCGCGGTGCCCGGGCACACCAGCGACAGCGTGGCGTACCGGATCGGTGATGCCCTGTTCACCGGCGATTCGCTGTTCATGCCCGATGGCGGGACGGCGCGCTGTGATTTCCCCGGGGGTGACGCCGCCCTGCTGTACCGCTCGATCCAGCGCCTGCTTGCCCTGCCCGATGCCACCCGGGTGTTCATCTGCCACGACTACGGCCCGGGCGGGCGCGAGGTCGCCAATGAAACCACCATCGGCGAGCAGCGCGCACATAACATCCACCTGCATGACGGGGTGAGCGAGGCGGCGTTCGTAGCGACCCGGCAAGCGCGCGACGCCACGCTTGCCGAGCCAAAGTTGATGCACCCGTCGGTAAAGGCGAACATCCAGGGCGGGGCGTAA
- a CDS encoding BlaI/MecI/CopY family transcriptional regulator, whose protein sequence is MSQISEAEAVVMEVLWNRHPQGADEVVAALADRDWAEPTIKTLLNRLLTKGAISASRDGRRYLYSPVLQRQVWVAEQSSGLLDKLFAGRVAPLVAHFSERGELSAQDIAELKKLIQELDHD, encoded by the coding sequence ATGAGCCAGATCAGCGAAGCCGAAGCCGTTGTCATGGAAGTGCTCTGGAACCGGCACCCACAGGGCGCCGACGAGGTGGTGGCGGCCCTGGCCGACCGCGACTGGGCAGAGCCCACCATCAAGACCCTGCTCAACCGCCTGCTTACCAAGGGCGCGATCAGCGCCAGCCGTGACGGCCGCCGCTATCTGTACTCGCCGGTGCTGCAGCGCCAGGTCTGGGTGGCCGAACAGAGCAGCGGCCTGCTGGACAAGCTGTTCGCCGGCCGGGTCGCGCCGTTGGTGGCCCATTTCAGCGAACGCGGCGAGTTGAGCGCGCAGGACATCGCCGAACTGAAGAAGCTGATCCAGGAGCTGGACCATGACTGA
- a CDS encoding S1/P1 nuclease, with amino-acid sequence MKIASLLTSAALLTALTLVSTDALAWGAQGHRLVARIAEPRLTPQTRAEVARLLATEPGATLASIAPWADELRAKDPGLGKRSAGWHYVNIGEDDCHYEVERNCRNGNCVVEALKTQTAILGDRSRPDAERAQALKFVVHFVGDIHQPMHAGYGHDKGGNDFQVQFNGRGTNLHSLWDSGMLNTLKLDDDAYTQRLAALKAPKVGKRSAIGTDAVQWAEASCRIAIAPGVYPAQRTLAPEYTATYLPVAEAELRLAGERLAVLLNDTLGKR; translated from the coding sequence ATGAAAATCGCCTCCCTGTTGACGTCCGCCGCGCTTCTGACCGCACTCACCCTCGTCTCCACCGATGCCCTGGCCTGGGGCGCGCAGGGCCACCGCCTGGTCGCCCGCATTGCCGAACCGCGCCTGACCCCGCAGACCCGCGCCGAAGTGGCGCGGCTGCTGGCCACCGAGCCGGGCGCCACCCTGGCCTCCATTGCGCCGTGGGCCGATGAACTGCGCGCCAAGGATCCCGGCCTTGGCAAGCGTTCGGCCGGCTGGCATTACGTCAACATCGGCGAAGATGATTGCCACTACGAGGTCGAGCGCAACTGCCGCAATGGCAACTGCGTGGTGGAAGCGTTGAAGACCCAGACCGCCATCCTGGGCGATCGCAGCCGCCCCGATGCCGAACGCGCGCAGGCACTCAAGTTCGTCGTGCATTTCGTCGGCGACATCCACCAGCCCATGCATGCCGGTTACGGCCATGACAAGGGCGGCAATGACTTCCAGGTGCAGTTCAACGGGCGCGGCACCAACCTGCATTCGCTGTGGGACAGCGGCATGCTGAACACGCTCAAGCTGGACGATGACGCCTATACCCAGCGCTTGGCCGCGCTGAAGGCGCCCAAGGTGGGCAAGCGCTCGGCGATCGGCACCGATGCGGTGCAGTGGGCCGAGGCCAGCTGCCGCATCGCCATTGCACCTGGCGTTTACCCGGCCCAGCGTACGCTGGCGCCCGAGTACACCGCCACGTACCTGCCGGTCGCCGAAGCCGAACTGCGCTTGGCCGGGGAACGCCTGGCGGTGCTGCTCAACGACACGTTGGGTAAACGCTGA
- the tkt gene encoding transketolase, translated as MTQPTRRQLANAIRFLAADAVETAKSGHPGMPMGMADIAEVLWNDYLRHNPNNPKWFNRDRFVLSNGHGSMLQYALLHLSGYDLPIEQLKQFRQLGSKTAGHPEHHETPGVETTTGPLGQGLANAVGFALAEKLLAQRYNRPEHEIVDHRTWVFLGDGCLMEGISHEAASLAGTWGLGKLVCFWDDNHISIDGNTAGWFTDNTPERFEAYGWNVVRGVDGHDPESIKAAIDSALAQSDKPTLICCRTTIGFGSPGKAGKESSHGAPLGKDELEATRKQLGWNYGPFEIPEEIYAGWRAGGTGTLRQAEWDQQFDKYAAQFPAEAEELTRRSQGELPADFVAKADAYIAQVQAEGQTIASRKASQLAIEAFAPLLPELVGGSADLAHSNLTLWKASKSVATDDPNANYVYYGVREFGMTAIANGLALHGGFIPFDATFLVFSDYARNGVRMSALIPAHAIHVYTHDSIGLGEDGPTHQPVEHLASLRYIPNNDVWRPCDAVESAVSWKAAITRQDGPSCLVFSRQNLPHQPRSTDQVAQIARGGYVLADAEGGVPDVILIGTGSEVGLAVAAKAELDAAGIKTRVVSMPSTDVFERQDAAYRESVLPNAVRNRVAVEAGVTGFWRQYVGLDGAVIGIDTFGASAPAEALYKHFGITTDAVVAAAKAQLAR; from the coding sequence ATGACGCAGCCCACCCGCCGCCAGTTGGCCAACGCCATCCGCTTCCTTGCCGCTGATGCGGTCGAAACCGCCAAGTCCGGGCATCCCGGCATGCCGATGGGCATGGCAGATATCGCCGAAGTCCTCTGGAACGACTATCTCCGTCACAACCCGAACAATCCGAAGTGGTTCAACCGCGACCGCTTCGTGCTGTCCAACGGCCACGGCTCGATGCTGCAGTACGCGCTGTTGCACCTGAGCGGCTACGACCTGCCGATCGAACAGCTCAAGCAGTTCCGCCAGCTCGGCAGCAAGACCGCCGGCCATCCGGAACACCATGAAACCCCCGGGGTGGAAACCACCACCGGTCCGCTCGGCCAGGGCCTGGCCAACGCGGTTGGTTTCGCGCTGGCCGAAAAGCTGCTGGCCCAGCGCTACAACCGCCCCGAGCACGAGATCGTCGACCACCGCACCTGGGTGTTCCTGGGCGACGGCTGCCTGATGGAAGGCATTTCCCACGAAGCGGCCTCGCTGGCCGGCACCTGGGGCCTGGGCAAGCTGGTCTGCTTCTGGGACGACAACCACATCTCCATCGACGGCAACACCGCCGGCTGGTTCACCGACAACACCCCCGAGCGTTTCGAAGCCTATGGCTGGAACGTGGTGCGCGGCGTCGATGGCCACGACCCGGAAAGCATCAAGGCCGCCATCGACAGTGCGCTGGCGCAGTCCGACAAGCCGACCCTGATCTGCTGCCGCACCACCATTGGTTTCGGTTCGCCGGGCAAGGCCGGCAAGGAATCCAGCCACGGCGCACCGCTGGGCAAGGATGAGCTGGAAGCCACCCGCAAGCAGCTGGGCTGGAACTACGGCCCGTTCGAGATCCCCGAAGAGATCTACGCCGGCTGGCGTGCCGGTGGTACCGGCACCCTGCGCCAGGCCGAGTGGGACCAGCAGTTCGACAAGTACGCCGCGCAGTTCCCGGCCGAAGCCGAAGAGCTGACCCGCCGTTCGCAGGGCGAGCTGCCGGCCGATTTCGTCGCCAAGGCCGATGCCTACATCGCCCAGGTCCAGGCCGAAGGCCAGACCATCGCCTCGCGCAAGGCCTCGCAGCTGGCCATTGAAGCCTTCGCGCCTTTGCTGCCGGAGCTGGTGGGTGGTTCGGCCGATCTGGCGCACTCCAACCTGACCCTGTGGAAGGCCAGCAAGTCGGTCGCCACTGACGACCCGAACGCCAACTACGTGTACTACGGCGTGCGCGAGTTCGGCATGACCGCCATTGCGAATGGCCTGGCCCTGCATGGCGGCTTCATTCCGTTCGATGCCACCTTCCTGGTGTTCAGCGACTACGCCCGCAACGGCGTGCGCATGAGCGCGCTGATCCCGGCCCATGCCATCCACGTGTACACCCACGACTCGATTGGTCTCGGCGAAGACGGCCCGACCCACCAGCCGGTGGAGCACCTGGCCTCGCTGCGCTACATCCCGAACAACGATGTGTGGCGCCCGTGCGATGCGGTCGAATCGGCGGTCAGCTGGAAGGCGGCAATCACCCGCCAGGACGGCCCGAGCTGCCTGGTGTTCAGCCGCCAGAACCTGCCGCACCAGCCGCGCAGCACCGACCAGGTGGCACAGATCGCCCGTGGCGGTTACGTGCTGGCCGATGCCGAAGGCGGCGTGCCCGACGTGATCCTGATCGGTACCGGTTCGGAAGTGGGCCTGGCCGTGGCCGCCAAGGCCGAGCTCGACGCCGCCGGGATCAAGACCCGCGTGGTCTCGATGCCGTCCACCGATGTGTTCGAGCGCCAGGATGCGGCCTACCGTGAATCGGTGCTGCCCAACGCGGTGCGCAACCGCGTGGCGGTCGAAGCCGGCGTCACCGGTTTCTGGCGCCAGTACGTGGGCTTGGACGGTGCGGTGATCGGTATCGACACCTTCGGCGCATCGGCCCCGGCCGAAGCGCTGTACAAGCACTTCGGCATCACCACCGATGCGGTGGTGGCTGCTGCGAAGGCGCAGCTGGCCAGGTAA